A single genomic interval of Halalkalibaculum roseum harbors:
- a CDS encoding DUF2779 domain-containing protein encodes MPDKDTDRTYFTKHHFRTGLECPTRLYYNAREYPENREALPSIAHYRYNKKQLTALARCQFPKGLQIDSGSIERDFEETRKKLKKGNTVLFDPVFIHNRLLANIPILEKKGDKVNVYHIQTKTFRRQKSDLSNSAGEIYSKWRKYAIDFAFQIYVISRCYPGWEIRSFFLLPAKYALAKMDKLHEVIGKIQSGESSIRRSGIKKEEIIEPVEVTDEIGKILNDRDSLDSVIAKGRTFEEQLIEMAGYFFREEKYPVTIGNKCKNCEFRIERERVQKGESSGFVECWNESLDINLDNSFKPLVFNLIGPGTKHWVERGIYLQEQVPDGEFYTLDTISNVQGKFNEKQRQSLQIMQAKGNRGPEELVKPNLYRELNRWEFPIHFLDFEAGNYVIPIRKGRRPYHLLVFQYSCHSLTEEGHWNHYQWIDGADGTYPNYELVRSLKKIPDIEQGTIVQYSNFERNALRGIRKELLAEADQVKDAGELTEWILQIINRHDSSNPTGPYLSDLSRLVKNYYYNAEMEDSLSIKDVLQSIMSVSPQLKEIYSRPYNSENYNAAIWWQADPEGAAKSPYRLMLEDREDEGIRRGTEAMVVYAQMLSEDLTVEEKQSLHKALLRYCELDTLAMVMIYQHWHYLMEENWN; translated from the coding sequence ATGCCAGATAAGGATACAGATAGGACCTATTTCACGAAGCATCATTTTCGAACCGGTCTAGAATGTCCCACCCGTTTATACTACAATGCCAGAGAGTATCCCGAAAACCGCGAAGCATTGCCCTCTATTGCCCATTACCGTTACAATAAAAAGCAGCTTACCGCTTTGGCACGGTGCCAATTTCCCAAAGGGTTACAAATTGATTCAGGATCCATTGAACGAGACTTCGAGGAAACACGTAAAAAACTAAAAAAAGGAAATACAGTTCTTTTTGATCCGGTATTCATTCACAACCGGTTATTAGCTAACATACCTATTCTGGAAAAGAAGGGGGATAAGGTTAATGTCTACCATATTCAAACCAAGACGTTTAGAAGGCAAAAGAGTGATTTGAGCAACTCTGCCGGTGAGATATACTCAAAATGGCGTAAATACGCGATAGATTTTGCTTTTCAGATATATGTGATTAGCCGGTGTTATCCTGGGTGGGAGATCCGATCTTTCTTCTTGCTGCCGGCGAAATATGCCTTGGCTAAAATGGATAAACTGCACGAGGTTATTGGCAAAATACAATCAGGTGAGAGCTCTATTCGAAGGAGCGGCATTAAAAAAGAAGAGATTATTGAACCTGTAGAGGTTACCGATGAGATTGGAAAGATCCTGAATGATAGAGATTCCTTAGATAGTGTAATCGCTAAAGGTAGAACGTTTGAAGAACAGCTTATTGAAATGGCGGGATACTTTTTTAGAGAAGAGAAGTATCCGGTAACTATCGGTAATAAATGTAAGAACTGTGAATTCAGAATCGAAAGGGAAAGAGTACAAAAAGGGGAGAGTAGCGGTTTTGTGGAGTGTTGGAATGAATCACTTGACATCAATTTGGATAACTCTTTTAAGCCATTGGTATTCAATCTGATAGGGCCGGGAACTAAACATTGGGTTGAACGAGGAATTTATCTGCAGGAGCAGGTGCCTGATGGTGAGTTTTACACGCTCGATACAATCAGTAATGTCCAGGGAAAGTTCAACGAAAAGCAGCGGCAATCTCTTCAGATTATGCAGGCTAAAGGTAACAGGGGTCCCGAAGAGCTGGTGAAACCTAATCTGTACCGAGAGCTTAACCGTTGGGAGTTTCCCATCCACTTCCTTGATTTCGAAGCGGGCAACTACGTGATACCCATTAGAAAAGGGAGGAGGCCGTACCATTTACTGGTGTTTCAGTATTCCTGTCACTCATTAACTGAAGAAGGTCATTGGAATCACTACCAGTGGATTGATGGGGCTGATGGGACATATCCCAATTATGAACTCGTTCGCAGCCTCAAGAAAATTCCTGATATTGAGCAAGGTACGATTGTGCAGTATTCTAATTTTGAGAGAAATGCGTTGCGCGGTATCCGTAAAGAACTGTTGGCTGAAGCGGACCAGGTAAAAGATGCGGGAGAGCTAACTGAATGGATTCTCCAGATTATCAACCGCCATGACTCAAGCAATCCTACCGGTCCTTATTTGTCGGATCTAAGCAGATTGGTAAAAAACTATTACTACAATGCGGAAATGGAGGATTCACTGAGCATAAAAGATGTACTACAGTCGATTATGAGCGTCAGTCCGCAGCTCAAAGAAATTTACTCCAGGCCGTATAACAGTGAAAACTACAACGCTGCTATCTGGTGGCAGGCAGATCCCGAAGGTGCAGCAAAAAGTCCTTACCGGCTCATGCTTGAAGACCGTGAGGATGAGGGTATACGTAGAGGGACGGAAGCGATGGTAGTCTATGCACAAATGTTGAGCGAAGATTTGACTGTTGAGGAGAAGCAATCCTTACACAAAGCGCTGCTTAGATACTGTGAATTGGATACCCTCGCGATGGTTATGATTTACCAGCACTGGCACTACCTGATGGAAGAAAATTGGAACTAA
- a CDS encoding acyl-CoA reductase: MNKIRNDFNNLMGDLQSRIDTLLEVFDNWLSDDNQFLREAIARTVEEEYFAFHDVKYALKTLKETLNRTAIEEWVERSSLSDRNDARGENVLCLHAGNLPLVGFQDALAVLLSGARYTGKISRKDPYLLPTFLNEVKKTGIWSSIDVQWSHRLDDLEDMQNDAILFAGSESSVTGVKQAVEELNLEKKDTRYLIRTAHFSMAYLDKRQEKHMKDLVEAIFRYGGKGCRSVAVVVSPYDLDTIKCELTDYIESFWLENPQFEKPEPKLTQRFAYNKAIERPQAWLDDFLLQEGGLEMDQDFICYWVEGDETKVQELAKRFTGQLQSIYITEPDITIPDHSDKVEYLSDAQRPPIYWKPDGTDILRWLISG; encoded by the coding sequence ATGAACAAAATCCGAAACGATTTCAACAATCTAATGGGTGATCTTCAAAGTAGAATAGATACGCTTCTAGAGGTATTTGATAACTGGCTCTCGGATGATAATCAGTTCTTAAGGGAGGCGATTGCACGAACAGTAGAGGAGGAGTATTTCGCCTTCCATGACGTTAAATATGCCCTGAAGACTTTAAAGGAGACCCTTAACCGGACTGCCATCGAAGAGTGGGTTGAACGAAGCAGCCTCAGTGACCGTAATGATGCCCGTGGAGAAAACGTACTCTGTCTTCATGCCGGGAATTTGCCTTTGGTAGGGTTTCAGGATGCCCTGGCAGTGCTATTGAGCGGTGCCCGCTATACAGGTAAGATTTCAAGAAAAGATCCCTATTTGCTACCTACGTTTTTGAATGAGGTAAAGAAAACCGGTATTTGGAGCAGTATTGATGTTCAGTGGAGCCACCGGCTTGATGACCTGGAAGACATGCAGAATGACGCTATCCTATTTGCCGGCTCTGAATCATCGGTCACTGGTGTGAAGCAAGCTGTGGAAGAGTTAAACCTTGAAAAGAAGGATACCCGGTATCTCATCAGAACGGCCCATTTTTCTATGGCCTACCTGGATAAACGGCAGGAGAAACACATGAAGGATTTGGTGGAAGCGATCTTTCGCTATGGCGGCAAGGGATGCCGGTCTGTGGCCGTTGTCGTCTCCCCATACGATCTGGACACGATTAAATGCGAATTGACTGATTACATTGAGTCCTTCTGGCTGGAAAACCCCCAGTTTGAGAAGCCTGAGCCAAAGCTGACTCAGCGTTTTGCCTATAACAAAGCGATTGAACGACCCCAGGCGTGGCTGGATGACTTTCTGCTACAGGAAGGGGGACTGGAAATGGACCAGGATTTCATCTGCTACTGGGTAGAAGGCGATGAAACGAAGGTACAGGAACTTGCAAAACGATTCACCGGGCAGCTGCAAAGCATCTACATTACCGAGCCGGATATTACTATTCCAGATCACAGTGATAAGGTTGAGTATTTATCAGATGCGCAACGTCCACCGATCTACTGGAAACCGGATGGGACAGATATACTTCGTTGGCTTATTTCGGGTTAA
- the purB gene encoding adenylosuccinate lyase, with translation MIERYSRKEMADIWSLENQFQAWLEVELAACWAWSKLGKIPEEDVTKLYDKASFDVERIKEIEKQTRHDVVAFTRSVSESLGEEKKWVHYGLTSTDVVDTANGFRLKQANAILRKDIEHIIEVLANKAKEHKYTVMMGRTHGVHAEPTTFGLKCALWYAEMKRNLERFEKAASDVEFGKMSGSVGTFANIPPEVEEYVCEKLGLQPAPISTQTLQRDRHAAYVSTLALIGSSLEKMAVEIRHLQRSEVREAEEFFRKGQKGSSSMPHKRNPVSSENISGCSRVLRGYMVSAFENIPLWHERDISHSSVERIILPDATILLDYMLNRFSGVLDKLTVYEENMKDNIYKTYGLTFSQRVLHMLIDKGMSREKAYDTVQPLAMKAWEEKTMFRDLVEADETVREQLSDEEIDEAFDLKHHTRNVDRIFQRVGLS, from the coding sequence ATGATAGAGCGATATTCGCGAAAGGAGATGGCAGACATCTGGTCACTGGAAAACCAATTTCAGGCGTGGCTGGAAGTGGAACTGGCTGCCTGCTGGGCATGGAGCAAGCTGGGTAAAATTCCTGAAGAAGATGTGACTAAACTCTATGATAAGGCATCTTTTGATGTAGAACGAATAAAAGAGATTGAAAAGCAGACGCGTCATGATGTAGTGGCTTTCACCCGATCGGTATCCGAGTCACTGGGAGAGGAGAAGAAATGGGTGCATTACGGGTTGACTTCCACGGATGTCGTTGATACTGCCAACGGTTTCCGCCTTAAACAGGCGAATGCCATTCTTAGGAAAGATATTGAACATATCATTGAGGTTCTTGCGAACAAAGCTAAAGAGCATAAATACACGGTAATGATGGGTCGCACGCACGGAGTGCATGCCGAACCTACGACATTTGGACTGAAGTGTGCCCTATGGTATGCCGAAATGAAGCGAAATCTGGAGCGTTTTGAAAAGGCAGCAAGCGATGTTGAATTCGGCAAAATGAGCGGGTCGGTAGGAACTTTTGCCAACATCCCGCCCGAGGTCGAAGAGTATGTATGTGAAAAACTGGGACTGCAGCCGGCGCCCATATCCACCCAGACCCTGCAGCGTGACCGCCATGCAGCATATGTCTCGACCCTGGCTCTTATCGGATCCTCCCTGGAAAAGATGGCTGTTGAAATACGTCATTTACAACGCAGTGAGGTTCGTGAAGCTGAAGAATTTTTCAGGAAAGGGCAAAAAGGGTCATCTTCTATGCCTCACAAGCGAAATCCGGTGAGCTCTGAAAATATATCGGGATGCTCACGGGTGCTTCGGGGATATATGGTGTCCGCTTTTGAAAATATTCCTCTGTGGCATGAACGTGACATTTCGCACTCTTCTGTAGAACGCATCATATTACCCGATGCCACAATTCTGCTCGATTACATGCTCAATCGCTTTTCCGGTGTCTTGGACAAGCTTACCGTCTATGAGGAGAATATGAAGGATAATATTTATAAAACATACGGATTGACCTTTTCGCAACGAGTGTTGCACATGCTCATCGACAAAGGCATGTCCCGTGAAAAGGCTTATGATACCGTTCAGCCTTTGGCAATGAAGGCCTGGGAGGAGAAAACCATGTTCCGGGATCTTGTCGAAGCCGATGAGACCGTCAGGGAACAACTCAGTGATGAAGAAATTGATGAGGCGTTCGATCTGAAACACCATACAAGAAATGTTGATCGGATCTTTCAAAGGGTAGGTCTTTCCTAA
- a CDS encoding M48 family metalloprotease encodes MRRFLAKAALPLVIVSFIITACVVQQSAITGDRRAYGYSWEQEKQIGRDADQQIQQQYGIYDNDELERYVENIGQEMLSVSHMRREDTPEQYKNTEFYFRVLDSPVVNAFALPGGYVYVTRGLLSHLENEAQLAVVLGHEIGHVAARHASQRAFEQQIGQVALLGGAIAGEELLGIPGGSVLNLGSQAAQLLFLSYGRDDERESDRLGVEYAAMQSYQAAEGADFFVSLERMSRQSGQSIPDWQSTHPDPSERAKTIPQLAESWSQKGYDLRIEGTDQYMSKINDIVYGNNPREGFTRNGLFYHPELKFQFPYPQDWQVINQRSLVAVVNKEQDAVSIMKLDSKSADVQASVNEFLNQEGITTVSKSAATNNELQAYEAVASGQTEEGTQIKFYIYALKHDGTIYRFLNYSTLDKFSNYEPRFKQITSGFKPLRDQSILDIQPVRLQAVKTNRSGTFESFLPENFDGMPIEITANDLAILNQVDLDERIEAGTWIKLPRQ; translated from the coding sequence ATGAGAAGATTTTTAGCAAAAGCAGCACTTCCTCTTGTAATTGTAAGTTTTATTATTACTGCCTGTGTGGTTCAGCAGAGTGCCATAACCGGTGATCGAAGGGCATATGGGTACAGCTGGGAACAGGAAAAACAGATTGGAAGGGATGCTGACCAGCAGATACAACAGCAGTATGGCATCTACGATAATGATGAATTGGAGCGTTATGTTGAGAATATCGGGCAGGAAATGCTATCTGTCAGTCACATGCGCCGGGAGGATACGCCTGAGCAGTATAAAAATACTGAGTTTTATTTCAGGGTTTTAGATAGTCCCGTTGTTAACGCTTTTGCACTGCCGGGAGGCTATGTGTATGTGACCCGTGGATTGCTTTCCCATTTGGAAAATGAGGCGCAACTGGCGGTGGTACTTGGCCATGAGATCGGACACGTAGCAGCAAGACATGCCTCGCAGAGGGCTTTTGAACAGCAGATCGGACAGGTAGCCCTGCTTGGAGGAGCTATCGCGGGAGAAGAGCTTCTCGGGATTCCGGGTGGCAGTGTTCTAAACCTGGGAAGTCAGGCGGCACAGCTTTTATTTCTCAGTTACGGCAGAGATGATGAAAGGGAGTCGGATCGACTGGGTGTAGAGTACGCAGCTATGCAAAGTTACCAGGCTGCTGAAGGGGCTGATTTCTTCGTTTCCCTGGAGCGAATGTCCAGGCAGTCCGGACAAAGTATTCCTGACTGGCAATCCACACACCCTGATCCCTCGGAAAGGGCCAAGACGATACCTCAATTAGCGGAAAGCTGGAGTCAGAAAGGGTATGATTTGAGAATAGAGGGCACCGATCAGTATATGAGCAAGATCAATGATATTGTTTACGGTAACAATCCCAGGGAGGGTTTTACTCGCAACGGCCTCTTTTATCATCCTGAGCTGAAATTTCAATTTCCCTATCCTCAGGATTGGCAGGTTATCAACCAGCGATCCCTGGTCGCTGTCGTCAATAAGGAACAGGATGCCGTCTCTATCATGAAGCTGGACAGCAAATCTGCTGATGTACAGGCATCTGTAAATGAATTCCTGAACCAGGAAGGGATAACGACGGTCAGTAAATCAGCAGCAACCAATAATGAGCTGCAAGCTTACGAAGCCGTAGCCAGCGGTCAGACTGAAGAAGGGACTCAAATTAAATTCTATATTTATGCCTTGAAGCATGACGGCACCATTTATCGCTTCTTGAATTATTCAACACTTGACAAGTTTTCCAACTATGAGCCCAGGTTCAAACAGATAACCTCCGGTTTCAAACCGCTTAGAGATCAAAGTATACTTGACATTCAACCGGTACGCCTGCAAGCAGTTAAAACGAATAGATCAGGAACATTTGAGTCATTTCTTCCTGAAAATTTCGATGGCATGCCCATAGAAATTACCGCCAATGATCTGGCCATACTGAATCAGGTAGATCTGGATGAGCGTATCGAAGCGGGAACCTGGATAAAGCTGCCGAGGCAGTAA
- a CDS encoding metal-dependent hydrolase has translation MDPVTHGLLGATASQSFASRDKIRAAAFTGLASAMIADLDVLISSSADPLLNLEMHRQFSHSLVFISVGALIATVLVWWFVKSRLSFKETYLFSLAAYATAGILDACTSYGVKLLWPFVDERYALNIISVFDPLFSLVLLLTTALVFYKRQKLLSWLSWTWVVLYLLWGSGQYGRAEHIASQIAAQQNHLPVKTVIKPTIANELLWSVRYVSRNDSLYAYGVRISPFSDPVIYKGKAVRLLNWRNTYADYKGTVLYDDIQRFAKLSDGYLVRHPQLAEVIGDGRYAMLPTSVSPLWGIEIDTTSPHNHVKFETFRDAGPEVRNKFLDMLLGR, from the coding sequence ATGGATCCTGTTACACACGGACTTCTTGGAGCTACTGCTTCTCAATCCTTTGCTTCCCGGGATAAGATCCGTGCTGCGGCTTTTACAGGACTAGCCTCCGCTATGATAGCCGATTTAGATGTGTTGATATCCAGTTCTGCCGATCCTTTGCTTAACCTGGAGATGCACCGGCAGTTTTCCCATTCGCTGGTTTTCATTTCTGTAGGTGCCCTTATAGCCACGGTTTTGGTATGGTGGTTTGTAAAAAGTCGGCTCTCATTTAAGGAAACTTATCTCTTCAGTTTAGCTGCCTATGCCACAGCAGGCATACTGGACGCCTGTACCAGCTACGGGGTCAAACTTCTGTGGCCTTTTGTAGATGAGCGCTATGCCCTGAATATCATATCCGTGTTTGATCCCCTATTCAGTTTGGTATTGCTGCTCACCACTGCTCTGGTATTCTATAAACGACAAAAGCTGCTAAGCTGGCTTTCATGGACCTGGGTTGTACTATATCTCTTGTGGGGATCAGGTCAATACGGGCGCGCCGAACATATTGCCTCCCAAATAGCCGCTCAGCAGAATCATCTGCCTGTTAAAACGGTAATCAAACCGACCATAGCCAATGAGCTCTTGTGGAGTGTTCGTTATGTATCCCGAAATGACAGTTTGTATGCCTATGGAGTGCGTATCAGCCCGTTTTCCGATCCGGTAATCTATAAAGGGAAAGCTGTCCGGCTACTCAACTGGCGCAACACATATGCCGACTACAAAGGAACCGTTCTGTACGATGACATTCAGCGATTTGCGAAGCTTTCGGATGGTTACCTTGTACGCCATCCACAACTTGCGGAGGTAATCGGCGACGGACGCTATGCCATGCTGCCTACTTCTGTTTCACCTCTATGGGGCATCGAAATAGATACGACCTCCCCACACAATCACGTCAAATTTGAAACATTCCGAGACGCCGGTCCCGAGGTTCGCAACAAATTTCTGGATATGCTTTTAGGGCGGTAG